A window of Pseudomonadota bacterium genomic DNA:
ACATAGTCTTTATATATTAATTAACTTAGCACAACCCCCTTTATCCCCCTTTGCTAAGGGGGAATTTGCAAGAAGCATTTGACTTCCGAACCACTTTCAAAACGTTTCAGTTTGGTCAAGCTCAAGGCCGGAGAAAATTTCAACCACAGGAATACATTTAGTATTTCGAGGATTGAAATTTGAGCCCAACGCTTAAGATCGTCCCAAATGGGGCATTTTGAAACTGGCTCCCTATTTTGGTCATTATAATTTGTTTGTGATTTGTATTTTGTTATTTGTTATTTATGACTTGTGATTTGTCATTTCCCTTCTTTAGCACTTCATGCAATACTTTGCTCAACAATACGGTTTCAAACGGTTTGGGTAACACCCCCTTAAAACCGTATTCCTTAAAATTTGCCAGGACCGGATTAACGGAGTAACCGCTGGAAACGATAGCTTTAACTTCAGGATCTATTTCCAGCAATTTCTTAATCGCCTCTTTTCCGCCCATTCCGCCTGGAATGGTTAAATCCAGGATAACGGCATCATAAGGCTTCTTTGATTCTTTTGCTTCTTTAAACATCTCAATCGCTTCAGCACCATCTTTTGCAAATTCGGGTTCGTAACCAAATTTTTGCAACACTCTCCCAAACGTTCTCCTTAACGACGCTTCGTCATCCATCACCAGAATCCTGCCATTTTCTGCAGTTGGCCGCCCGTCCAATTGTAGGAAAGGTTCAAAAAATAATAAAAAAACAACTATTGCGATAGACTCCAGAGCAGCGCACGATTTCTACCTGTATTTTTTGCCTTATACAATGCTTCGTCGCTTCTCACCAAGAGGTTTTCCAGAGAATCCTTAGCCACGCATTCGGAAATTCCGATGCTAACTGTAACACTGAAACTTTGGGCATCTGTTTCGAATCTCATAGCACAAATGGCAACACGCAGACGTTCCGCAAGCAGCATGGCATTCTCAGCGTTTGTTTCCGGAAGAAGGAAACAAAACTCTTCCCCACCAAAGCGGGCAAGCAGGTCCGTCGATCTCATGCCCTTTAGGCAAATATGAGCTATTTCCGCTAAAACCTTGTCGCCCATTGCATGGCCATACGTGTCATTCACCCGTTTGAAGTAATCTATATCAAGCATCAAGACGGAAAGCGGGTGCTTATAACGTATAGCTATATCGATGCTGCGCCTGGCATCGCCTTCGAAACCACGCCGATTCATAAGACCCGTGAGCGGGTCTGTCAGGGAAAGCCGTTCGACCTCCCGGAAAAGCATAGCGTTTTCCAGGGCAACGGATGCCTCATTTGCCAGTGCGGACGCGATAATAATATTGGAATCATTAAATACGCCAGCCTCCGGCGTTTCGGCTGTAAAAAAGCCGATGATTCGCCCTTGTGCAGTAAGCGGCAAAATCAGAATAAAGCGGCTTCCTGGCTGGATAGTGAGCAATCCGCCAACAGTATTTTCTTGTGGGCAGCATTCGATAACAGATGGCTTATTTTGTTTGCTAAATCGTCTCCAAATTTTTAAAGATTGTTCCTCGTCGCAAAATGAAATAACAGGGTCTGTCTCGGAATCTTGTTTTATGTTGATTATCTGAATACTATTGTCCTGCCAAAGATAGAGGGTTGTACTACTGCTGGCTACGACAGGATAAAGAAACTGATGGAGGCATTTAACAATTTCAGCAGTGTTCAGTTTAGCAGTAAATGTCTCCAGTGCGCTTAGCAGCGTCTCGATTTCTTTTCTGGTTTTTCTTTCCAAAGCAAGCGCACTTTCCAGGTCCTCACCCTTCAAAAAAAGGGCGCGACTATTCTCTTCGGCTATCTGCTCTGCCTGCTTACGGGCAAGACGTTCACGCTCCAGACGGCGGCGGAGAACCACTATCTCTTCACTCATATCTATCCCTTACTCCGGGTGATCGTAAAGAGAGTGGCTCTGGGATTTTCGAAAACATTGTTTCTGACTACTTCCATCTGCTCACCAAAATGTTCAAGGCAACCGTAAATCAATCCTTCCGCCAAGTCCGGCAGGTTGCGGTCCGACTCATAAGTCATTTGTAACTGATCGGGATCAGGGAAAACACATGAAAATGTCGGAAGCTCAGCATCCGGGTAAAGTTTCTTTACCTCGACATGCACAAAGCTATCCACCCTCGGCAAAAACTCAAAAGCAGAAGTAATTCCATCAAAGAAGGCGGGAAATTTAACAACGAACTGCCCTG
This region includes:
- a CDS encoding response regulator, whose product is MDDEASLRRTFGRVLQKFGYEPEFAKDGAEAIEMFKEAKESKKPYDAVILDLTIPGGMGGKEAIKKLLEIDPEVKAIVSSGYSVNPVLANFKEYGFKGVLPKPFETVLLSKVLHEVLKKGNDKSQVINNK
- a CDS encoding sensor domain-containing diguanylate cyclase codes for the protein MVLRRRLERERLARKQAEQIAEENSRALFLKGEDLESALALERKTRKEIETLLSALETFTAKLNTAEIVKCLHQFLYPVVASSSTTLYLWQDNSIQIINIKQDSETDPVISFCDEEQSLKIWRRFSKQNKPSVIECCPQENTVGGLLTIQPGSRFILILPLTAQGRIIGFFTAETPEAGVFNDSNIIIASALANEASVALENAMLFREVERLSLTDPLTGLMNRRGFEGDARRSIDIAIRYKHPLSVLMLDIDYFKRVNDTYGHAMGDKVLAEIAHICLKGMRSTDLLARFGGEEFCFLLPETNAENAMLLAERLRVAICAMRFETDAQSFSVTVSIGISECVAKDSLENLLVRSDEALYKAKNTGRNRALLWSLSQ
- a CDS encoding heme NO-binding domain-containing protein: MKGVVFTEFFEFIEGRFSPDIAEQLIESSDLPSKAIYTSVGTYDHGEIVVLVSNLAAIVGIEVCDLLKEFGRHLSGQFVVKFPAFFDGITSAFEFLPRVDSFVHVEVKKLYPDAELPTFSCVFPDPDQLQMTYESDRNLPDLAEGLIYGCLEHFGEQMEVVRNNVFENPRATLFTITRSKG